A genomic stretch from Aedes albopictus strain Foshan chromosome 2, AalbF5, whole genome shotgun sequence includes:
- the LOC134287905 gene encoding dedicator of cytokinesis protein 7, with product MASSQRAFASKLTKHNSSDIRKNVANYQLLSKSDSSSVCSSSISLCELVEPIDYEEFLAQHSNVLARDPLRAMLDFPANDVQVKVVPRKIRTLEHVVPKEDLGELPLHVQHCVDCYTRPWKVVEFSQRSFSSSCSSRERVDKGALSPTSYQQEFEVDRDYFGCASLEESVTSTTLYASESCTPSSRQSIASLSSVSTCTDTLTPRGSWASFDLRSSVNDPLIPGLLDRVAPETIDQGNEAKRLEERQQALFTLYPEGDPEDAIEKRLPAEIPMEHLGNRIHVKCLQLKLELEVEPIFASMAIYDAKERKKISENFYFDMNSESLRRMLISHVPFADISTQAREAIFDITNPSNELYLVIRLEKVLQGDIKDSVEPYLKEDKDKYRDKAKSNAADFCDRLGKYRMPFAWTGIYLTNIFNGDNPENDKDRESMSSASSSNSLDRKSSTSSFDQFRKRATDMGTLTRRGSLERKMEKRRSWSPDDFANSVETFRPISITVNSFFKQESDKMKDEELYKFLPELKRPGALMKKHKCIPGSIKIEISPILEDLKCALTPELAKIDPYPNDHTRPTKEILEFPSTPILNPHYSYRNILFVSPKELNFSTRAGSARNIAVRVQLMSGERQFDALPAIFGKSSCPEYTAEAFTAVNYHNKQPTFYDEIKIALPANLKQNHHILFTLFHVSCQKKPQEIQPTIETPVGYTWLPVLKDGHLNVGEFNLPVMVEEPPDNYSFIPPDVQLPGTKWLDNHRPVFSVTIDAVTSVHAMDDYLDKFVFLCECLDLRKVPPRIGEGNMEREFKRTLQELQAADQEKLVKNLQVILDKLIELLVTTYRIGGEALSLGQTIFETICQISDKIFFLQPEDRYGRQNILSTYIQFQCKIPHPLDPKCKLPFARPGAVGSSEEMTRSSSNPDLHQANSAYSEMTSSMSGKLVDRTSSMRGEMSPTASGPKDGLIRLLHEEIAKNWVVASGSAAELSMTNSWMLFELIVKSMVEHLELTNSLNSPRKSRFPHQYTDDISTLVHLVTTKVVGYNSSDPKLAQSINASLAFFIFDLLSIMDRGFVFGLIRTYYKVIMTKSAPTPEMIHYKLDFLRIICSHEHFVALNLPFGTPYTALSAPCSPTPSVTSNNSQNSYVSAMAGIDKALYAELSVEFRQQHFLVGLVLQELATVLDISNPPLHGKAIRCLRNLLTSHDLDPRYNDVEARARVAALYIPLLGIVKDAIPQLHTPIAESHDRLNTIGLLEDYQGPSTSIAASTISPEVAYAISGIRNYSYVQETPKNKTPLSSENTRHLLSCFLWVVKNLEQSTLFKYTLGLSPHRVHQMLQVLNICIPNFEYRGRKKPTSKRNTSSFRKTPDMKEKLEECIRGTGSARNDLINRRKDRYSTEKFRWKKDQIRTQFYDSNIKNEAEMEITYYIEGSLATEVCLTILDTLEMVVQVASTSELHHNLLGTVLKVLLHALSRNQSTLALQNLFASQRSLIFKYHNLLFDEETDSCADLCLLLLKHCGSQLASVRSQAAASLYLLMRQNFEIGNNFARVKMQVTMSLSSLVGTSSSFSEQSLRRALKTILVYAESDADLQDTSFPEQVQDLLFNLHMILSDTVKMKEYQEDPEMLLDLMNRIAKGYQNSPDLRLTWLENMAKKHMERANHTEAAMCYVHSAALVAEYLSMLESQTHLPVGAVSFKHISPNALMESAVSDDVLSPGEDGICLGNRFTESGLKALLEEASNSFQIAGMYEAMNDVYKVLIPICEANRDFRKLGQIHGKLQEAFNRIAQLHGKRVFGTYFRVGFYGAKFGDLDQQEFIYKEPTLTKLPEIFSRLQNFYADRFGPDVVQIIKDSNAVDTRTLDPEKAFIQITYVEPYFETYELRYRETYFERNFNIKRFIFATPFTKSGKAHGELHEQCKRKTILTTANHFPYVKTRIQVVSREQIVLEPIEVAIEDIQKKTAELAAATNQEPADPKILQMVLQGCIGTTVNQGPMEMALVFLSGIADSTTIPTKHQNKLRLCFKDFSKKCSDALKKNRNLILSDQKDYQKELERNYARFTERLAPLITISPSQAQGVIAANNGLHNSKLTPLRW from the exons ATGGCGTCCAGCCAACGTGCATTTGCATCGAAATTGACAAA GCACAATTCATCCGACATTCGCAAGAATGTAGCCAACTACCAGCTGCTGTCCAAGAGTGACAGCAGTTCCGTATGTTCGTCGTCGATTTCTTTGTGTGAGCTGGTGGAACCGATCGATTACGAGGAGTTTTTGGCGCAGCATTCCAACGTGTTGGCCAGGGATCCGCTGAGGGCAATGTTGGACTTTCCGGCTAATGACGTGCAGGTGAAAGTGGTGCCTAGGAAGATCCGGACCTTGGAGCATGTGGTTCCGAAGGAGGATTTAGGGGAACTGCCGTTGCATGTACAGCACTGTGTGGATTGCTATACGAGGCCCTGGAAAGTGGTGGAGTTTAGTCAGAGGAGTTTCTCCAGCTCGTGCAGCAGTAGGGAACGAGTGGACAAGGGAGCGCTGAGTCCAACTTCATATCAGCAGGAGTTTGAAGTGGATCGGGATTATTTCGGATGTGCTTCGTTGGAGGAATCGGTCACTTCGACGACTTTGTATGCCAGCGAAAGTTGCACCCCGAGTAGTAGGCAGTCCATTGCCAGCTTGTCATCGGTTTCGACTTGTACGGATACGCTAACTCCGAGGGGGTCGTGGGCTTCTTTCGATTTGAGAAGCTCCGTCAATGATCCGTTGATTCCGGGTCTACTGGACCGGGTGGCTCCGGAAACTATCGATCAGGGGAATGAAGCAAAGCGATTGGAGGAAAGACAGCAAGCATTGTTCACCTTATATCCGGAAGGAGATCCGGAGGATGCCATCGAGAAACGTCTTCCAGCGGAGATTCCTATGGAACATCTGGGCAACCGGATTCATGTCAAATGTCTGCAACTGAAATTGGAGCTTGAGGTGGAACCGATCTTTGCATCGATGGCCATTTACGACGCCAAGGAGCGTAAGAAGATTTCGGAGAATTTCTACTTCGATATGAACTCTGAATCGCTTCGGCGGATGTTGATTTCTCACGTTCCGTTTGCGGATATCAGCACTCAGGCAAGAGAGGCCATTTTCGATATTACGAATCCTAGCAATGAACTTTACTTGGTCATTCGTTTGGAGAAGGTTCTTCAGGGTGATATCAAAGATTCAGTTGAACCGTACTTGAAGGAAGATAAGGACAAATACCGCGATAAGGCCAAATCAAACGCCGCAGACTTTTGTGACCGCTTAGGAAAGTATCGGATGCCATTTGCTTGGACGGGGATATATTTAACAAACATTTTCAACGGTGACAATCCAGAGAACGATAAAGACCGGGAAAGTATGAGTTCCGCTTCTAGCTCCAACAGCCTGGACAGGAAGTCATCCACAAGCAGTTTTGATCAATTCCGCAAACGAGCCACCGACATGGGAACTCTGACCCGACGAGGATCGCTAGAGAGAAAAATGGAAAAACGCAGGTCCTGGTCTCCGGATGATTTTGCCAACAGCGTTGAGACGTTCCGCCCCATCTCCATAACTGTCAACAGCTTCTTCAAACAGGAATCGGATAAAATGAAAGACGAAGAGCTGTACAAGTTCCTTCCGGAGTTGAAGCGCCCTGGAGCGTTGATGAAAAAGCACAAATGTATCCCCGGATCCATTAAAATAGAAATCTCTCCAATCCTGGAAGACCTGAAATGTGCTCTCACCCCGGAATTGGCCAAAATCGATCCCTACCCGAATGATCATACGCGGCCAACCAAAGAAATCCTCGAGTTTCCTTCCACGCCGATCCTCAATCCTCACTACAGCTACCGCAATATCCTCTTTGTATCTCCAAAAGAACTGAACTTCTCTACCCGTGCTGGTTCCGCCCGGAACATCGCCGTTCGTGTCCAGCTGATGTCCGGCGAACGCCAATTTGACGCTCTTCCGGCCATCTTCGGTAAAAGTTCCTGCCCGGAATACACCGCGGAAGCCTTCACTGCCGTCAACTATCACAACAAACAGCCCACCTTCTACGACGAGATCAAAATCGCCCTTCCGGCTAACCTCAAGCAGAACCACCACATCCTGTTCACCCTGTTCCACGTATCCTGCCAGAAGAAGCCCCAGGAGATCCAACCGACCATTGAAACTCCCGTCGGATACACTTGGCTTCCGGTCCTCAAAGACGGCCATCTCAACGTCGGAGAATTCAACCTTCCGGTCATGGTGGAAGAACCGCCGGATAACTACTCTTTCATTCCACCAGACGTCCAGCTGCCGGGTACCAAGTGGCTCGACAACCACCGTCCGGTATTCTCGGTCACCATCGACGCCGTAACGTCGGTACACGCCATGGACGACTATCTGGACAAATTCGTCTTTCTGTGCGAGTGTCTCGATCTGCGTAAGGTTCCGCCGCGTATCGGCGAGGGTAACATGGAGCGGGAGTTCAAGCGAACGCTGCAAGAGCTGCAGGCCGCCGATCAGGAGAAGCTGGTCAAGAATCTGCAGGTCATTTTGGATAAGCTCATTGAGCTGTTGGTTACCACGTACCGGATCGGAGGGGAAGCCCTTTCCCTGGGGCAGACCATATTCGAAACGATCTGTCAGATTTCGGATAAAATATTT TTCCTTCAACCGGAAGACCGCTACGGCCGACAGAACATCCTCAGCACGTACATCCAGTTCCAGTGCAAGATCCCGCACCCGTTGGACCCGAAATGTAAACTTCCCTTCGCGCGTCCGGGTGCAGTCGGTTCGTCGGAAGAGATGACCCGTTCGTCCAGTAATCCGGACTTGCATCAGGCGAATTCCGCCTACTCGGAAATGACCAGTTCGATGAGTGGCAAGCTGGTCGATCGTACGTCCAGTATGCGCGGCGAGATGTCCCCAACGGCTAGTGGCCCCAAGGATGGGTTGATCCGACTGTTGCACGAGGAAATCGCCAAGAACTGGGTGGTGGCCAGTGGGTCGGCGGCCGAGCTGTCGATGACCAATTCGTGGATGCTGTTCGAACTGATCGTGAAGAGTATGGTGGAGCATCTGGAGTTGACGAATTCGTTGAACTCTCCTCGGAAGAGCCGCTTTCCACATCAATATACGGATGATATTTCCACATTGGTACATTTGGTGACTACGAAAGTGGTTGGATATAATAGTAGCGATCCCAAGTTGGCCCAATCGATTAACGCCAGTTTGGCATTTTTCATCTTCGATCTGCTGAGCATCATGGATCGCGGATTCGTTTTTGGGTTGATCAGAACGTATTACAAGGTGATCATGACCAAGAGTGCGCCGACGCCGGAGATGATCCACTACAAACTGGACTTTTTGAGGATTATTTGCAGTCACGAACATTTTGTGGCATTGAATCTGCCGTTCGGAACTCCCTATACTGCTCTCTCGGCTCCCTGCAGTCCTACACCGAGTGTCACTTCGAACAACAGCCAGAATTCGTACGTAAGCGCAATGGCAGGTATCGACAAAGCTCTCTATGCCGAACTTAGCGTAGAGTTCCGGCAACAGCACTTCCTGGTGGGATTGGTTCTTCAGGAACTAGCAACAGTCCTGGATATCTCCAATCCGCCACTTCACGGAAAGGCAATTCGCTGTTTGCGCAATCTACTAACATCCCATGACTTGGATCCACGCTACAACGATGTGGAAGCCCGAGCTCGCGTGGCCGCTCTCTACATTCCTCTGCTGGGTATCGTCAAGGATGCCATTCCTCAGTTACATACCCCGATCGCAGAGTCCCACGATCGGTTGAACACCATTGGTCTCCTCGAAGATTACCAAGGTCCTTCCACGTCGATTGCTGCTTCCACCATCAGTCCGGAGGTGGCGTATGCTATTTCCGGAATTCGCAACTACAGTTACGTTCAGGAAACACCGAAAAACAAAACTCCGCTGAGCAGCGAAAACACTCGTCATCTGCTGTCCTGCTTCCTGTGGGTGGTCAAAAACCTGGAACAAAGTACATTGTTCAAGTACACCCTTGGGCTGAGTCCTCATCGGGTCCATCAGATGCTTCAG GTGCTAAACATCTGCATCCCGAACTTCGAGTATCGTGGACGGAAGAAGCCAACGTCCAAACGTAACACTTCAAGCTTCCGTAAAACCCCAGACATGAAGGAGAAACTCGAGGAGTGCATTCGTGGAACGGGTTCCGCCCGGAACGATCTCATCAATAGGCGTAAGGATCGGTACTCGACGGAAAAATTCCGCTGGAAGAAGGACCAAATCCGGACGCAGTTCTACGATAGCAACATCAAGAACGAAGCCGAGATGGAGATTACGTACTACATTGAGGGATCGCTGGCCACCGAGGTGTGCCTCACCATTCTGGACACACTGGAGATGGTCGTCCAGGTGGCGTCCACGTCGGAATTGCATCACAACTTGCTTGGAACGGTGTTGAAAGTGCTGCTGCATGCTTTGTCGCGCAATCAGAGCACACTGGCGCTGCAGAATCTGTTTGCCTCGCAGCGATCGCTCATTTTCAAATATCACAATTTGCTGTTCGACGAGGAAACGGACAGCTGTGCGGATTTGTGTTTATTGCTTTTGAAACACTGTGGTTCCCAGCTGGCTAGCGTGCGTTCACAAGCAGCTGCTTCGTTATATCTGCTTATGAGACAGAACTTCGAGATCGGAAAC AATTTCGCGCGCGTAAAGATGCAGGTGACCATGTCACTCAGTTCCTTGGTTGGCACCAGTTCCTCTTTTAGTGAACAATCCCTTCGCCGTGCTTTGAAAACTATCTTAGTGTATGCTGAATCCGATGCCGATCTGCAGGATACGTCGTTCCCGGAGCAGGTTCAAGATCTGCTGTTCAACCTCCACATGATCCTGTCCGACACAGTCAAAAtgaaagaataccaggaagaTCCGGAAATGTTGCTCGATCTCATGAATCGTATTGCCAAAGGATATCAGAATTCACCGGATCTCCGGCTGACTTGGTTGGAGAACATGGCCAAGAAGCATATGGAGCGTGCGAATCACACCGAAGCGGCAATGTGCTATGTCCACAGTGCTGCCCTCGTAGCTGAGTACTTAAGTATGCTAGAATCACAAACTCACCTTCCGGTGGGTGCAGTTTCGTTTAAGCATATATCTCCAAATGCACTGATGGAATCGGCGGTTTCCGACGACGTCCTAAGTCCCGGTGAGGATGGTATTTGCCTGGGAAATCGGTTCACCGAAAGTGGATTGAAAGCATTGCTCGAAGAAGCTTCCAACTCATTCCAAATTGCAGGAATGTATGAAGCAATGAACGATGTCTACAAGGTGTTGATACCAATTTGCGAAGCAAATCGGGACTTCCGCAAGCTTGGTCAAATTCACGGTAAGCTTCAGGAAGCATTCAATCGCATCGCTCAGCTACATGGAAAGCGTGTGTTTGGCACCTACTTCCGAGTAGGATTTTACGGAGCCAAGTTCGGTGATCTGGATCAACAGGAATTTATCTACAAGGAACCAACCCTAACAAAACTTCCGGAAATATTCAGCCGTTTGCAGAACTTCTATGCTGATCGTTTTGGACCGGATGTGGTTCAGATCATCAAAGATTCCAATGCAGTGGATACGAGGACACTTGATCCGGAGAAGGCGTTCATTCAGATAACCTACGTTGAACCGTACTTTGAGACCTATGAGCTGCGATACAGGGAAACGTACTTCGAGAGGAACTTCAACATAA AGCGCTTTATCTTCGCAACACCGTTTACAAAATCCGGAAAAGCGCACGGCGAGTTGCACGAACAGTGCAAGCGGAAAACCATTCTTACCACGGCGAATCACTTCCCGTACGTGAAGACCCGTATCCAGGTCGTCAGCCGGGAGCAAATTGTGCTGGAACCGATCGAGGTCGCCATCGAAGACATTCAGAAAAAGACTGCCGAATTGGCCGCCGCCACCAACCAGGAGCCGGcggatccgaaaattttacaAATGGTATTACAGGGTTGCATCGGAACCACCGTCAATCAGGGCCCGATGGAGATGGCACTGGTGTTTTTGTCGGGTATCGCGGATAGCACAACCATTCCTACGAAGCACCAGAATAAGCTGCGGCTgtgcttcaaagatttttccaaaaa GTGTTCCGATGCGCTGAAGAAGAATCGCAATCTGATTCTTTCCGATCAGAAAGACTATCAGAAGGAGCTGGAGCGGAATTATGCTCGTTTCACCGAACGGCTAGCGCCGTTGATAACCATTAGCCCATCGCAAGCGCAAGGGGTGATAGCGGCTAACAATGGACTGCACAACAGTAAGTTAACACCGTTGAGATGGTAG